One window of the Peromyscus leucopus breed LL Stock chromosome 17, UCI_PerLeu_2.1, whole genome shotgun sequence genome contains the following:
- the Ing1 gene encoding inhibitor of growth protein 1 isoform X1 encodes MLSPANGEQIHLVNYVEDYLDSIESLPFDLQRNVSLMREIDAKYQEILKELDDYYEKFKRETDGTQKRRVLHCIQRALIRSQELGDEKIQIVSQMVELVENRTRQVDSHVELFEAHQDMGDSTGSGGKAGQDKSKSEAISQADKPNNKRSRRQRNNENRENASNNHDHDDITSGTPKEKKAKTSKKKKRSKAKAEREASPADLPIDPNEPTYCLCNQVSYGEMIGCDNDECPIEWFHFSCVGLNHKPKGKWYCPKCRGESEKTMDKALEKSKKERAYNR; translated from the exons ATGTTGAGTCCTGCCAACGGGGAGCAGATCCACCTGGTGAACTATGTGGAGGATTACCTGGACTCCATCGAGTCACTGCCTTTCGATCTGCAGAGGAACGTCTCGCTGATGCGGGAGATCGACGCCAAATACCAAG AGATCCTGAAAGAATTGGATGACTACTATGAGAAGTTCAAGCGCGAGACGGACGGCACGCAGAAGAGGCGGGTACTGCATTGCATCCAGAGGGCCCTGATCCGCAGTCAGGAGCTGGGCGATGAGAAGATCCAGATCGTGAGTCAGATGGTGGAGCTGGTGGAGAACCGCACCAGGCAGGTGGACAGTCACGTGGAGCTCTTCGAGGCACACCAGGACATGGGTGACAGCACTGGCAGCGGCGGCAAGGCCGGCCAGGACAAATCGAAGAGTGAGGCGATCTCTCAGGCGGACAAGCCCAACAACAAGCGGTCCCGGAGGCAGCGGAACAACGAGAACCGAGAGAACGCGTCTAATAATCACGACCACGACGACATCACCTCAGGAACACCCaaggagaagaaagcaaaaaCCTCAAAGAAGAAGAAACGCTCCAAGGCCAAAGCAGAGAGGGAAGCCTCTCCCGCAGACCTCCCCATCGACCCCAACGAGCCCACGTACTGTCTGTGCAATCAGGTCTCCTATGGAGAGATGATCGGCTGCGACAACGATGAGTGTCCCATCGAGTGGTTCCACTTTTCTTGTGTGGGACTCAACCATAAACCAAAGGGCAAGTGGTACTGCCCCAAGTGTCGGGGGGAGAGCGAGAAAACAATGGACAAGGCCCTGGAAAAGTCCAAGAAAGAGAGGGCTTACAACAGGTAG
- the Ing1 gene encoding inhibitor of growth protein 1 isoform X2 produces the protein MRAHFRLPWPRPLGAQLSSTREGGRRCRPRPHLLLLPIGRREILKELDDYYEKFKRETDGTQKRRVLHCIQRALIRSQELGDEKIQIVSQMVELVENRTRQVDSHVELFEAHQDMGDSTGSGGKAGQDKSKSEAISQADKPNNKRSRRQRNNENRENASNNHDHDDITSGTPKEKKAKTSKKKKRSKAKAEREASPADLPIDPNEPTYCLCNQVSYGEMIGCDNDECPIEWFHFSCVGLNHKPKGKWYCPKCRGESEKTMDKALEKSKKERAYNR, from the exons ATGCGCGCCCACTtccgcctcccctggccccgccctcTCGGTGCCCAGCTCTCGAGTACTAGGGAGGGCGGGAGGCGTTGCCGGCCCcgaccacacctcctcctcctcccgatTGGCCGCCGAG AGATCCTGAAAGAATTGGATGACTACTATGAGAAGTTCAAGCGCGAGACGGACGGCACGCAGAAGAGGCGGGTACTGCATTGCATCCAGAGGGCCCTGATCCGCAGTCAGGAGCTGGGCGATGAGAAGATCCAGATCGTGAGTCAGATGGTGGAGCTGGTGGAGAACCGCACCAGGCAGGTGGACAGTCACGTGGAGCTCTTCGAGGCACACCAGGACATGGGTGACAGCACTGGCAGCGGCGGCAAGGCCGGCCAGGACAAATCGAAGAGTGAGGCGATCTCTCAGGCGGACAAGCCCAACAACAAGCGGTCCCGGAGGCAGCGGAACAACGAGAACCGAGAGAACGCGTCTAATAATCACGACCACGACGACATCACCTCAGGAACACCCaaggagaagaaagcaaaaaCCTCAAAGAAGAAGAAACGCTCCAAGGCCAAAGCAGAGAGGGAAGCCTCTCCCGCAGACCTCCCCATCGACCCCAACGAGCCCACGTACTGTCTGTGCAATCAGGTCTCCTATGGAGAGATGATCGGCTGCGACAACGATGAGTGTCCCATCGAGTGGTTCCACTTTTCTTGTGTGGGACTCAACCATAAACCAAAGGGCAAGTGGTACTGCCCCAAGTGTCGGGGGGAGAGCGAGAAAACAATGGACAAGGCCCTGGAAAAGTCCAAGAAAGAGAGGGCTTACAACAGGTAG
- the Ing1 gene encoding inhibitor of growth protein 1 isoform X3: protein MPVIPVAARSAAQEILKELDDYYEKFKRETDGTQKRRVLHCIQRALIRSQELGDEKIQIVSQMVELVENRTRQVDSHVELFEAHQDMGDSTGSGGKAGQDKSKSEAISQADKPNNKRSRRQRNNENRENASNNHDHDDITSGTPKEKKAKTSKKKKRSKAKAEREASPADLPIDPNEPTYCLCNQVSYGEMIGCDNDECPIEWFHFSCVGLNHKPKGKWYCPKCRGESEKTMDKALEKSKKERAYNR from the exons atgcctgtcatcccagtggCGGCAAGATCAGCAGCTCAAG AGATCCTGAAAGAATTGGATGACTACTATGAGAAGTTCAAGCGCGAGACGGACGGCACGCAGAAGAGGCGGGTACTGCATTGCATCCAGAGGGCCCTGATCCGCAGTCAGGAGCTGGGCGATGAGAAGATCCAGATCGTGAGTCAGATGGTGGAGCTGGTGGAGAACCGCACCAGGCAGGTGGACAGTCACGTGGAGCTCTTCGAGGCACACCAGGACATGGGTGACAGCACTGGCAGCGGCGGCAAGGCCGGCCAGGACAAATCGAAGAGTGAGGCGATCTCTCAGGCGGACAAGCCCAACAACAAGCGGTCCCGGAGGCAGCGGAACAACGAGAACCGAGAGAACGCGTCTAATAATCACGACCACGACGACATCACCTCAGGAACACCCaaggagaagaaagcaaaaaCCTCAAAGAAGAAGAAACGCTCCAAGGCCAAAGCAGAGAGGGAAGCCTCTCCCGCAGACCTCCCCATCGACCCCAACGAGCCCACGTACTGTCTGTGCAATCAGGTCTCCTATGGAGAGATGATCGGCTGCGACAACGATGAGTGTCCCATCGAGTGGTTCCACTTTTCTTGTGTGGGACTCAACCATAAACCAAAGGGCAAGTGGTACTGCCCCAAGTGTCGGGGGGAGAGCGAGAAAACAATGGACAAGGCCCTGGAAAAGTCCAAGAAAGAGAGGGCTTACAACAGGTAG
- the Ing1 gene encoding inhibitor of growth protein 1 isoform X4 has product MVELVENRTRQVDSHVELFEAHQDMGDSTGSGGKAGQDKSKSEAISQADKPNNKRSRRQRNNENRENASNNHDHDDITSGTPKEKKAKTSKKKKRSKAKAEREASPADLPIDPNEPTYCLCNQVSYGEMIGCDNDECPIEWFHFSCVGLNHKPKGKWYCPKCRGESEKTMDKALEKSKKERAYNR; this is encoded by the coding sequence ATGGTGGAGCTGGTGGAGAACCGCACCAGGCAGGTGGACAGTCACGTGGAGCTCTTCGAGGCACACCAGGACATGGGTGACAGCACTGGCAGCGGCGGCAAGGCCGGCCAGGACAAATCGAAGAGTGAGGCGATCTCTCAGGCGGACAAGCCCAACAACAAGCGGTCCCGGAGGCAGCGGAACAACGAGAACCGAGAGAACGCGTCTAATAATCACGACCACGACGACATCACCTCAGGAACACCCaaggagaagaaagcaaaaaCCTCAAAGAAGAAGAAACGCTCCAAGGCCAAAGCAGAGAGGGAAGCCTCTCCCGCAGACCTCCCCATCGACCCCAACGAGCCCACGTACTGTCTGTGCAATCAGGTCTCCTATGGAGAGATGATCGGCTGCGACAACGATGAGTGTCCCATCGAGTGGTTCCACTTTTCTTGTGTGGGACTCAACCATAAACCAAAGGGCAAGTGGTACTGCCCCAAGTGTCGGGGGGAGAGCGAGAAAACAATGGACAAGGCCCTGGAAAAGTCCAAGAAAGAGAGGGCTTACAACAGGTAG